A region from the Lolium perenne isolate Kyuss_39 chromosome 4, Kyuss_2.0, whole genome shotgun sequence genome encodes:
- the LOC127292379 gene encoding E3 ubiquitin protein ligase DRIP2: protein MGGDPCEDKPSPAMHKAELACPAPPADAAPAAGGGGSVGGGGGAGVVMVKRAALVACLTCPLCRRLLRDPATITECLHTFCRKCISEEFIDKEICYCPTCNIDLGCAPEEKLRADHSLLYVRSKIFPFKRRKVEVEDQEVTSPIVSPVKRKERSLSSLAVHGPRVSIQKCLTKRRTKAPCLRSLSSGSKDATKKVGGWKPLASHIRVGKDRKTLKSGSEDDNKTRIKSGDPDDGAPSSKAKAREHLARYGNLAKKAGSKKVFALKGKKKKFKAKQPRQKKRLRTLWFYLVAAFEQKRQPPLPQLPTKFLRVKDVDLPASFIQKYLMQKHNLSSEAEVELMCNGKTVDPAITLHDLADSWLDKGPKGRVRSAEGAPATGFITTVFYSRPELPAPLPPQESHNG, encoded by the exons ATGGGGGGCGACCCGTGCGAGGACAAACCCTCGCCTGCCATGCACAAAGCTGAGCTCGCCTGCCCCGCGCCGCCCGCCGACGCCGCGCCAGctgctggaggaggagggagcgtcggcggcggcggcggcgcgggcgtcgTGATGGTGAAGCGCGCCGCCCTGGTGGCGTGCCTGACCTGCCCGCtctgccgccgcctcctccgcgacCCGGCCACCATCACCGAGTGCCTCCACACCT TTTGCAGAAAGTGCATATCTGAGGAGTTCATCGATAAGGAGATCTGCTACTGCCCTACTTGCAACATTGATTTAGGCTGTGCTCCAGAGGAGAAActcag AGCTGATCACAGCCTACTATATGTGAGATCAAAGATATTTCCTTTTAAAAGACGGAAGGTTGAGGTTGAGGACCAAGAAGTCACATCACCGATTGTATCACCTGTCAAGAGGAAAGAAAGATCTCTATCTTCACTGGCGGTCCATGGTCCTCGGGTGTCTATACAGAAATGCCTGACAAAGAGGAGAACGAAAGCTCCATGCTTACGCAGTTTGTCTTCG GGCAGTAAAGATGCAACAAAGAAAGTTGGAGGATGGAAACCTTTGGCCTCTCATATTAGAGTTGGTAAAGATCGAAAAACTCTTAAATCAGGTTCTGAAGATGATAATAAAACCAGAATTAAGTCTGGTGATCCAGATGATGGTGCTCCTTCCAGTAAAGCAAAGGCTAGAGAACACCTGGCAAGATACGGGAATCTAGCCAAGAAGGCTGGAAGCAAGAAAGTGTTCGCTCTTAAGGGGAAAAAGAAAAAGTTCAAGGCAAAACAACCTAGGCAAAAGAAAAGATTGCGAACATTATGGTTCTATCTAGTGGCTGCTTTTGAACA GAAGAGACAACCTCCTTTACCGCAGCTGCCTACAAAATTTTTGAGGGTCAA GGATGTCGATTTGCctgcttccttcatacaaaagtaCCTTATGCAGAAACACAATCTTTCAAGTGAAGCTGAG GTGGAGTTGATGTGTAATGGCAAGACAGTGGACCCGGCAATTACCCTGCATGACCTAGCAGACAGCTGGCTCGACAAAGGACCGAAGGGTCGGGTGCGGTCGGCCGAGGGCGCCCCTGCCACCGGGTTCATCACGACGGTATTCTACAGCAGGCCAGAACTGCCCGCGCCCCTACCCCCACAAGAAAGCCACAATGGTTGA
- the LOC127292378 gene encoding DNA (cytosine-5)-methyltransferase 1A-like → MSETELDSLTEERHSTGENGQAIVRKRPKRAAACSNFREKEFDLSEEDSPVKVKETRTEEETEAVRLTQTGSLTIRDEQCKEVTASEDEDAKLARLVQEAEEWKMAKKQRSKSGTSQKNVYIKISEAEIANDYPLPAYYKPYTTETDEHVIFDNEVGMSVNDLPVKILNNWALYNSDSRLVSLELVPMKPSAEDDIVIFGSGSVREDDDSFRSTAEAEQLSSSSSSKSDQKDDGIPIYLSPIKEWLVEFGSSVICITIRTSVAWYKLHQPTEQYAPWCDTVLKTARLALSIMKLLEDQTRASKLSFNAVIKKVAEFDRGDPAYISADATLVERYVVVHGQIIMQQFATYPGKFIQGCAFIKGLATMMKEKRHTKLSVKEKPKAVRGDNLNPSAKMGPVEKRKLMRATTTRLISKIWGGYYATHFPEDAKEGDVNGEPNETEEQEETEDDEAEGEDEVEEKRISRTSPSECSKKPSSSTRREIECEGQTAGKTESGEALYKFVRVRDLEIGVGGAVTVEDDSGEAIMCFVEYIYQKLDGTQRIHGRILQKGSQTVLGDAANEMEVFLTNDCFEFEVGDIKESVTVNLQNIPWGHEYREQQERDNAEERKRKGLPTEYFCKSLYCPEKGAFFSLHHNKLGTGTGTCSSCEEREAVREEFKILSDTTFVLRNVTYTIQDFIYIRPEFFSPVEGQGANKAGRNVGLKPYVVCQLLSINAPAAKKADPESTRISVRRLYRPEDISSDKAYCSDIREVYYSEYKMSVPVVIIEGKCEVTTKDDLPNSNFPAAVDHVFYCERLYDPDSGALKQLPTMTLTRKASTSKKDKGKHICDDDSLADKKDTVISDNSLATLDIFAGCGGLSEGMRRAGASHTKWAIEYEEPAGQAFKENHPEAAVFVENCNVILKAIMDKCGDGNDCISTAEASAQADNLSAEEIKNLPVPGEVEFINGGPPCQGFSGMNRFNQSTWSKVQCEMILAFLSFADYFRPRFFLLENVRNFVSFNKGQTFRLAIASLLGMGYQVRFGILEAGAFGVAQSRKRAFIWAAAPGETLPDWPEPMHVFASPELKINLPDGKYYAAAKSTARGAPFRSITVRDTIGDLPPVRNGASKLAIQYGSKPISWFQKKIRGDTPSLSDHIAKEMNELNLIRCKRIPKRPGCDWHDLPDEKVKLSKGQLVDLIPWCLPNTAKRNNQWKGLYGRLDWEGNFPTSVTDPQPMGKVGMCFHPDQDRIITVRECARSQGFPDGYRFAGNIQNKHRQIGNAVPPPLAYALGRKLKEAIDSKLSAA, encoded by the exons ATGTCGGAGACTGAACTTGACAGTTTAACTGAAGAGCGCCACAGTACCGGTGAAAATGGTCAGGCCATTGTCCGGAAGAGACCAAAGAGAGCAGCTGCCTGCTCTAATTTCAGAGAGAAGGAATTCGACTTATCTGAAGAAGATTCGCCTGTCAAAGTCAAGGAAACCCGGACTGAAGAGGAAACAGAGGCTGTTAGGTTGACACAAACAGGATCTCTGACGATCAGGGATGAGCAGTGTAAAGAGGTGACTGCGAGTGAGGATGAAGATGCGAAACTGGCAAGACTGGTGCAGGAAGCGGAAGAGTGGAAGATGGCAAAAAAGCAGAGAAGCAAGTCTGGAACTTCACAGAAGAATGTCTACATCAAGATAAGTGAAGCTGAGATTGCTAATGACTACCCACTGCCAGCATACTATAAACCATATACTACAGAAACGGACGAGCACGTAATATTTGACAATGAAGTTGGTATGTCTGTGAATGATCTGCCAGTAAAAATACTCAACAACTGGGCTCTGTATAATTCAGATTCTAGGCTCGTTTCGTTGGAGCTCGTCCCCATGAAACCAAGTGCAGAAGACGATATAGTGATCTTTGGATCTGGTTCCGTCAGAGAGGACGATGATAGTTTCCGTTCAACAGCTGAGGCAGAACAGTTATCTTCTTCGTCCTCAAGTAAATCTGACCAGAAAGATGACGGAATTCCAATTTATCTGAGTCCAATCAAGGAATGGCTTGTAGAGTTTGGCAGTTCAGTGATCTGCATAACTATCCGAACTAGCGTAGCTTG GTACAAACTACACCAGCCAACAGAGCAGTACGCACCATGGTGTGACACTGTCCTTAAAACAGCAAGACTGGCTCTCAGCATCATGAAACTTTTAGAAGACCAAACtcgtgcttcaaaactttcttttAATGCTGTTATCAAGAAAGTAGCAGAATTTGATCGTGGGGACCCTGCATATATTTCAGCAGATGCAACACTTGTCGAAAGATATGTTGTGGTGCATGGACAGATAATTATGCAGCAGTTTGCAACTTATCCAGGTAAGTTTATCCAAGGGTGTGCCTTTATCAAAGGCCTTGCCACAATGATGAAAGAAAAAAGACACACAAAGCTATCAGTGAAGGAAAAACCTAAAGCAGTGAGAGGAGATAATCTGAACCCAAGCGCAAAAATGGGCCCTGTAGAGAAAAGGAAACTGATGCGCGCGACAACTACAAGGCTAATCAGCAAGATATGGGGTGGTTACTATGCCACCCATTTCCCAGAGGACGCAAAGGAGGGAGATGTGAATGGTGAGCCAAACGAAACTGAGGAACAAGAAGAAACCGAAGATGATGAAGCTGAAGGGGAGGATGAAGTTGAAGAGAAACGTATCTCGAGGACCTCGCCATCAGAATGTTCTAAAAAGCCCTCATCAAGTACTCGTAGAGAAATTGAATGTGAAGGTCAAACAGCCGGAAAAACAGAGTCTGGAGAAGCTTTATATAAATTTGTTAGAGTCCGAGATCTAGAGATTGGTGTTGGTGGAGCAGTCACTGTAGAAGACGACTCAGGCGAAGCCATCATGTGTTTTGTCGAATATATCTACCAGAAACTTGATGGCACGCAGAGGATTCATGGAAGAATTCTGCAGAAGGGTTCACAGACAGTGCTTGGCGATGCTGCAAACGAAATGGAGGTATTCCTTACTAATGACTGTTTTGAATTCGAAGTAGGTGACATCAAAGAGTCGGTGACTGTCAATCTCCAGAACATCCCTTGGGGCCACGAGTACAGAGAACAGCAAGAGAGGGACAATGCAGAGGAGAGGAAAAGGAAAGGCTTGCCAACGGAGTATTTTTGCAAGAGTTTATATTGCCCTGAGAAAGGCGCATTTTTCTCCCTCCATCATAATAAACTGGGCACTGGAACTGGCACTTGCAGTTCTTGTGAAGAGCGAGAAGCAGTCCGTGAGGAATTCAAAATACTATCAGACACTACCTTTGTCCTCAGGAACGTGACATACACTATTCAAGACTTTATTTATATCAGACCTGAGTTCTTCTCCCCGGTGGAAGGTCAAGGCGCCAACAAGGCTGGAAGAAATGTGGGGCTCAAGCCTTACGTGGTATGCCAACTGCTGAGTATCAATGCTCCTGCTGCTAAGAAAGCTGATCCAGAATCTACGCGCATCAGTGTAAGAAGGCTATACAGGCCTGAAGACATTTCTTCAGATAAAGCTTACTGTTCAGATATCAGAGAG GTATACTACAGTGAATATAAAATGAGCGTGCCTGTAGTCATAATCGAAGGAAAATGTGAAGTCACCACTAAGGACGACCTTCCAAATTCGAATTTTCCAGCAGCGGTTGATCACGTGTTCTACTGCGAACGTCTATATGATCCTGATTCTGGAGCTCTCAAACAG CTACCAACCATGACTCTAACAAGGAAGGCGTCTACTTCAAAAAAGGATAAAGGAAAGCATATTTGTGATGATGACTCTCTAGCAGACAAGAAGGATACAGTAATATCAGATAACTCTCTAGCAACTCTTGATATTTTTGCTGGCTGTGGAGGATTATCTGAAGGGATGAGGCGAGCTG GTGCATCACATACAAAATGGGCAATTGAATATGAAGAACCTGCTGGGCAAGCATTTAAGGAAAATCACCCAGAAGCTGCAGTATTCGTCGAGAACTGCAATGTCATTCTGAA AGCAATAATGGATAAATGCGGTGATGGTAATGATTGCATTTCGACTGCTGAGGCCTCTGCGCAAGCAGATAACCTTTCAGCGGAGGAGATTAAGAATCTCCCCGTGCCAGGTGAAGTAGAATTTATCAATGGTGGCCCTCCATGCCAG GGGTTTTCTGGGATGAACAGATTCAATCAAAGTACATGGAGCAAAGTCCAGTGTGAGATGATTTTAGCATTCCTGTCCTTTGCGGACTATTTCCGCCCAAGATTTTTCCTGCTGGAGAATGTTAGGAACTTTGTTTCATTCAACAAAGGCCAGACCTTCAGACTGGCAATAGCATCACTCCTGGGGATGGGATACCAG GTTCGATTCGGAATTTTGGAGGCTGGTGCTTTTGGTGTCGCGCAGTCTAGAAAAAGGGCATTCATCTGGGCTGCTGCACCTGGGGAGACTCTTCCTGACTGGCCAGAGCCAATGCACGTCTTCGCTAGCCCTGAGCTGAAAATCAATCTACCAGACGGAAAGTACTATGCAGCTGCCAAGAGCACAGCTAGAGGAGCTCCTTTCCGCTCAATAACAGTAAGAGATACAATTGGAGACCTGCCACCGGTGCGGAATGGTGCCAGCAAACTAGCAATCCAG TATGGAAGCAAACCCATCTCCTGGTTCCAGAAGAAGATTCGAGGTGATACGCCTTCGCTGAGTGACCACATAGCCAAAGAGATGAACGAACTGAATCTCATCAGGTGCAAGCGCATCCCAAAGCGCCCAGGGTGTGACTGGCATGATCTCCCAGATGAGAAG